The genomic interval TACAAATGAAGAATAATAAATCGCTTCCTAACTCGTTGCTTGCAACAGCAACAGTTATGTGCACAACACTTTATGCTGTAAGCGCTTATGCTACTGCCTATATAGTTTCACCATGGGGCACCGGCCAATTTAGGCCAGCGGTTGTTGTTCCAGCGCTTTTTGGAGCTATTTTCGGGCCTATGCCTGCTGCTGTTGGAGCAGCCATAGGAACCTTAATTGCTGATTCAATAAAGCATGGTCAACTATATTTAAAAAGCTTAATTGCAGCGGTTCCAGGAAATTTTATAGGCTTTTATATTTACGGGTTAATTTTAAAAAAGAAATTTAGTTGGGAAAACTTTGTTAAAGCTTGTTTAACAACACTTTTAATTGGAAACTTAATTGTTTCTTTAGGAATTTTGGTTTATTACTACCTTTTTATGCCTCAATTCTTTTCTTCAATTCCATTATCAACTTGGGGTTTTACAGCCATAGGTTTAACAACATGGTTTTTCGTAACAATGCTTCCTTTCATGATTTTATTAACGCCTATTTTAATTAAAAGTGTCTGTAAGGCAGCTCCAAGCTTAACACCTAACGATATTAAAGCAGCTAGCTTAAAACAAGAATTTCCAAAAATCACTTTTGGATTAACAATGCTTATTCCAGGTGTTATAATGTTAGTTATTGGTTGGATTTTAAGCTTCACAAAACTTGGAGATTTAGTTGTAACTGGTTTACCAACACCTGCGCTTACATTATCGCTTATTAAAATACTTTTTTATGGAGCTGGAGTTGGATTATTCAGTTTAGGCGCATTGATAATAACTAAACGAATAAAAATTTAAGCTATTTTGCTTAAAACCTTCTTAACTTCAATCAAGTTTTCAATCGGGTAATCTCCCTCAGTACTCATAGTAAATAATCCTTTAGAAAATGGAATTACAAAAAGATTTATCTTCTTAAATCTTATTAATAAATATTCAACTTCCCCATAATATTCTTTAAACTTCTCGAAAATACCTGAAGCTATAGGAATTGTTATTTCCCCCATCTGTTCATCCACTTCATTTGGCGCATAAGATTTAACATCTTTCCTCATAGAATTAAAAATCAATTCGTTCTCGCATGTAAAAGCAGCAAACCTTATCTTCTCATTTAAGCTAAAAACTTCTTTCGCTATTTTTTCAGCTTCATACCTAGTTAAAACCAATTTTTCTCGCCATAATTAGATTTTGCCTTTACATTATGAAAAGATGAGTTTATAAAGTTTTCCATACCATTTTAAGAAAAGTATTAAATTAAAGTTTTATTTGAAAAATTTTGGTTTATAAAATTTTGCTGCTTTTAGAATATATGAAAGAAGAAATTTAAGCTCTAAATAAAAAAGGGAGTATAATTGAAAATTAAATTTGAAAAGGCATTCCAAACCGCACATTTATTGACTCCACCAAATTTTCAAGAGGCTTTTCAAAAAATTGAAGTTAGAAAAGATCCTTTAACAGGAAAATTGTGCAGAATAAATGTTAATCGAGCTAAAAGACCCAAGCAAACTTTAGCAATTCCAAGCGAGTTAAATAAGGTTATTCAAGAATCTAAAGCAAACTGCTTCTTTTGCCCAGGAAATATTGAAAAATTAACGCCTAACTTTTCGGGAGATTTACCGAAAAAAATAAAGATTGAAGAAGCGGTTGGTTTTCCAAATCTTTATCCATACGCCGCTTTTCATATTGTTGGAGTATTTTCAAATATGCATTATCTTGAATTAAATCAATTTGATTCAAAGCTTATTGAAAACTGCTTTAAAGCTTGCTTAAAATACTTTAACCTAATTTATAAGCGTTACCCAGAAGCTAAATATTGGTGTATCGGTTGGAATCATATGCCTCCAGGTGCAGCTAGCATCATTCATCCTCATATTCAAGCTTTAGCCGATTCAAAGCCTACAACATATTTAAAAGAATTAATAGAATTAAGCAAAATTTACTATAAGAAAAATAAAAGCAATTATTGGTTAAATCTTATTGAAACAGAGAAAGAATTAAAAAAAAGATTTATTGGAGCAATAGGTTCAATAAATCTTCTTGCTAGTTTCGCTCCTCAAGGCAATAAAGAAATTTTAATTATTTCATCAAAAAAATCATCTTTATCTCAATTTACTGATTTAGAGTTAAGCGAGCTTTGCGAAAGTTTATCAAAAGTTTTAAAATGTTACTATTCGATTGGTATTAAAAGTTTTACTATGAGTAGTTTTTCAGGTCCATGTGATGAAGATTACAGCCATTTTTATCTTTTTAATTTAAAGCTTGTTTCAAGGCCGATTCTAACTCCATTTTACACTAATGACGATGGATTTATGGAGAAGCTTCATCAAGAACCCATTATAGATACGTTTCCTGAAGATTTAACAATTGATTTGAAACGCTTTTTTTAGGAAATTCATTTAAAAAAGAGGGTGAAAACACTTATAATGAAACATAGAGCTTATAGGTATAAGAAAATCCTGATTGGGATTACGCTAGAAACAAACAATTGCTTCTTAAAACTTTTTATGCTGAATTTTCACCTTCAGTTTTTTAACGCATATAAAACTGAAAAATTAATTTTTTATGGTGGAAACCGCGATCATTCTTGGCAAGGTTTAATTATTGGACCATTTAACAATACTCTTTACAAGCTTATTGATGGCATTTATTATTCAATAGGCGAACCTTTAAAAGCTGAAAAAGTTTTTCAAGCTTAGAAGGAAGATACAATCCTTCTTTAGAGTTGGTTTTGAAAACCAAAATTTGAAGTTATGCTCTATTGTATAACATATTTATATTTAAAGCCAGATTAACTATTATGAGAAAATGAGTAAAAAATATGTGAAAGTAGCAATAATAGGAAGCCTTTTAGCATACTCATTATACCTTCTTTGTTGGAATGTAATGAACTTTTTATATTGGCATTTGATATTAGATGATAACTGGGGGCTTCTTATAGGTATTGTTGGAACATCGATATTCTCTACACTTATGATAAATGAGATTTTACCCATTTGTAAGAAACGGAGAATTCAAAATTCAAATTAATGTAAAAATGTTTCAGACGTAACTTCAGGTTATAGACTCTATAGGAGAGGTTTTTCGATAGAAAAACATCAAAAACTCTTTTATTCAATAAAAAATTTTTAAAACTCTTCAAACTTGTTTTATTGAATAAGTAAACCTTTAAATAAATAAACTTAAGCCTTTAAACTTTGATAAAAAAATAAATGGTGTTTTAAATGAATAAATTCGAGAATAGAGTTAGAAAATTTCAAAATTTAATGCTTGAAAAAAAGATCGATGGATGCATGATAAGGACATTACCCAGCTTTAGGTATTTTACTGGTGTCGGATGGTGGCAGCCTTCATTATATATTCCAGCTTTAGATGTTCCAACCATATTTGCTTTTGAAGATGAAGTTGAAGAAATTAAAGAGAAAACTTGGATTGAAAATGTTAAAGGTTATAGGAAAGTTGAAGAATTGATGAAAAGTGTAGTGAAAGTTATTAAAGAAAGTAAAGCTGAAACTTTAGGCTTCGATTTAGATATAGATGCTTCAGCAGCTCTTTATCAAATGTTTCTTTATATGCATGGCGATAAAAAAATTGTTGATGTTCATAACTTAATAATGGAGTTAAGAATGGTAAAAGATTTAGAGGAAATTCAGCTTATAAAAAAAGCTTCAGAAATAGCTAAAGAAGCTTTAAAAACAGCTTTAAACTCCGTAAAGCCTGGGGTTACTGAAACCGAGGTGGCTGGAGAGGCTGTTTATAAAGCTAGAAAAATGGGTGCTGAATCAATTCACATTTATGTTAACGCTGGTAAACCTAGAATTCACGCTCATCCAAGAAATAAAAAAGTTAATGTCGGCGACACAGTAATGATTGATGTTATGCCTCAATATGAAGGTTATTACTCTGATAAAGCAAACACAACTTTTATGGAGCCTATTGATAAAGAGAAAAAGAAGGCTTATCAAGCTTTTCAAGAAGCTTTAGAAGAATGCGCTGAAAGCTTAAAACCTGAATTATCAATGAAAGATATTGAAGAAAAAGCAAGAAAAATTTATGAAAAATATGATTTAATAAAATATTATGTTTATGGGTTTGGACATGGTGTAGGGCTTAGATTTGAAGAAGACCCTATAACAACTATAGTTGTTGCGCATCGATTAATGAAAATTAAAGAAAATATGGTTTTAAATTTAGGTCATGCACCTTTATCAGGAAAAAATCTAGGAGCAATAAAAATTGAGGAAACTTATTTAGTAAGTAAAGAAGGGGCTGGAAAGCTTACTTAAGCTTCTCTTTTAATTTATCAGCTAAGCTTTTTAATTCTCCATTCTCCAAAACTCTTATCTCAGTTTTTAACCTAACATTTAACCCTAATCTTTGAAAAAATGAAAGAAGCTGCTCTCCGGTAATCGAATTTTTTATTTTTTCCTCATTAATTAATTGAGCAAGCCATTCTCCAATCTTTTTTGTTACCTCTGGATATTGAGTTTGAGCAGCTTGAAAAACTTCCCAAGCTCTTCCAATAAAAACCTTGTTTAAAGCTTCTTCAACATTAAGAGTTTTCTCCTTCTCTTTTTCCTTAAGTTTTTCAGCAAGAAGCCTTTTCTGAAGCTCTGCAAGCTTTCTTCTTCTTAAAAGTTCAATTGTTAAATCGCTAGACAAGTTAAAGCCCCCACTAAAAAATAATAAGCTTTAAACCAGCTTATAAGCGAAGTGTCTATAAAAGATTTAAATCTACATAAATTTTTCTTTCTAAAACTTATGCTTTTAAGATTTAGTATTATAAATTATAAATTAAAAAGAGTTTAATGGTGGTTTAATGAAGATTAAAGTATGCTTATTGCTTTTAATTTTTTTAACATTTCAAATAAGCTCTATTAAAGCTTTAAGCTTAAATGAGAGAGTAGAAGCCGCCGCAGCTTGGATTTCAAGCAGGAAAACCTTGGATTCTAAAGGCTTCTTAAGCATTAATGAACACAAATTATACGTTGAAGAAAATGCGTTAATATTTTTAGCTTTAACGCTTTATCGTAAAACCTTTACCTCTAACCGTTACAATGAAGAAATTAAAACCGCTTTAAGCTTCATTTTATCTTCTCAAGAAACATTAAAAAAAGATTTCCGCCATTACTATGACTTAGATATTAATGCTTGGGGGCCTTCTGGAAAACTTTTTTATTGGAATGCTTATGTTATAGAAGCGCTTTCTTACAGCTCTTTTCAATTAAGGTTTTATGGAAATTTAAATGAATCTGAATTAATATATTGTGATCAAGCAATCGCTTCAGTTAAATCTTTTTTAAATGCTTGGGGGCGGTGTCAAAAAAATGATGGAAGCTGGGTTTTCGAGTATGAAAATAAAACTAGTGCAGAGCTTTCTGAAAACAGCGCTTTATTAACAAGCCTACTTTATCTAGCGCTTTATGAGCATTTTTGGGGAAGCGATTTAAACGCTTTTAAAAAATATGTTGAATCAGCTGAAAAAACTTTAGATTGGATATTAAACTTGCAGGAACTTAATCCTGAAAGCTGGGGTTATGGAGGCTTTTATCAAAATAAAGAAAAAAACCTTCAAGATGCTTATTCAAACGCTAAAGCTGCTTTCGCGTTAAACAGTTACCTAAGAGTTATTCCATCTTTAAAGGAAGATTTTAAATCTAAATACTATAAAGTTCGCGACTCTTTAACTCTTTGGGTTAAAGAGTTTATTGAAAAAATGGTGGATGAATATTATGGGATTTATAATTCTAGAGGATTGCTTGGTGTAATTAAATATCCTAAAGGATTACTTCAAGCTTCTTTAACGGTTACAACTTTAGTTGAAACTTGGATTGATATGGGAGATTCAAAATATAGAAGTTTAACTGAAAAAATGCTTAACTGGATTATTGGAGAAAATGAAGTTAAAAAAGATTTACAAAGCACTCAAGGAGGCTTTTATGAAGGAATTCAAAAAAATCAAGCGATAATAAATCAATTAAGCTTAACCACTACTGCTTTAACGCTTACAGCGTTAATAAACTGCCTTTTAATAGGTGTTCCGGAGATTCCATTTATTCAACCTATTTTAGCATTAGCTTTAATTGCATCGTTTTTTATTATAAGGAATAATAAAAGATTTAAAAAGTAATTCCTAAAGCCAACTCACAACTATAAATTAATCTTGCTGCTATAATCCAAGCTTCTAAAGCTTCACTGTAAACTTTAACGCTTTCACTTGCTAGTTTTAAGGTTTCTTCAGAAAAATGGCTGTGAGGAAACCCTCCAACTAAAACAGTTGGATTAACTTCCTTAACAATATTATTGCAAACTTCTTGAAGAGTCACGGGTTTACCAAGCGTTGTAAAAGCTATGACTTTAGATGGATTTATCTCTTTAATCAGCTGCGAAATGGTTTGTTCGCGTAAAGTAAGTAGAGGTTGACCTTTAGGTGGAACCTTTTTAACACTAAAAAGCTGCTCCATTAAACCTATAAACCTATTATAATTTTTAGGCAATCTAACTTTACTGTCAACATCTATAACTTTATCTTGAATTGTATGCACATAAACTTTAACAATCCCTTTTTTGTTTAAAGGAGAATTTAAAATATTCAGTAAAGTTAAATGCGTTATATCTGGTCGCCCGCGCTTTAAAGCGTTTGGTAAATTATGCATAGCGCTGTG from Candidatus Bathyarchaeota archaeon carries:
- a CDS encoding aminopeptidase P family protein, with amino-acid sequence MNKFENRVRKFQNLMLEKKIDGCMIRTLPSFRYFTGVGWWQPSLYIPALDVPTIFAFEDEVEEIKEKTWIENVKGYRKVEELMKSVVKVIKESKAETLGFDLDIDASAALYQMFLYMHGDKKIVDVHNLIMELRMVKDLEEIQLIKKASEIAKEALKTALNSVKPGVTETEVAGEAVYKARKMGAESIHIYVNAGKPRIHAHPRNKKVNVGDTVMIDVMPQYEGYYSDKANTTFMEPIDKEKKKAYQAFQEALEECAESLKPELSMKDIEEKARKIYEKYDLIKYYVYGFGHGVGLRFEEDPITTIVVAHRLMKIKENMVLNLGHAPLSGKNLGAIKIEETYLVSKEGAGKLT
- a CDS encoding 16S rRNA methyltransferase, which gives rise to MKCLNFILTESGLELVPKSLIKHPAVLSYAKKRGRKPEQTLLDRSIHHSAMHNLPNALKRGRPDITHLTLLNILNSPLNKKGIVKVYVHTIQDKVIDVDSKVRLPKNYNRFIGLMEQLFSVKKVPPKGQPLLTLREQTISQLIKEINPSKVIAFTTLGKPVTLQEVCNNIVKEVNPTVLVGGFPHSHFSEETLKLASESVKVYSEALEAWIIAARLIYSCELALGITF